The proteins below come from a single Salinilacihabitans rarus genomic window:
- a CDS encoding GMC family oxidoreductase, with protein MSGGRPPAEDTGVATDADADRTPVEGADVCVIGAGPAGALVADRLAAAGREVVVLEAGPRFDPVDRLARQERAIRPAYDRPDVWDGDPERDAHSASGERFYPLNHARVKGVGGSTLHWQGMVMRLHEDDFNSASARGVGVDWPLDYEDLRPYYAAAERELGVAGADTPFGPPREEPHPMPPFPPSYSDGLFAEACDELGIAMHPVPNARNSEAYDGRSACVGYGTCQPVCPAGAKYDATVHVERAAERGATVIDRAPVRYLEHGADRVEAAVYATPDGEHRQEADAFVLACGGVETPRLLLLSASDRYPDGLANSSGLVGRFFMDHLFAGVGGRLDEPTRQNHVGFLTSESHQFYDDADAEVGPFKLEFFNYAGPSPVELALTGDDWGDALLDRLRDEYGTHVAVGALVEQLPREDSYVALDPERTDDRGDPVPDVHWTVGERARRTIERANEVQAEILGELGAEITWQVGPEDTGPAYHHMGTTRMGTDPAESVVGPDLRAHDLENLWVASSSVFPTGGAMNPTLTIAALALKCADAVEAAL; from the coding sequence GTGAGCGGCGGTCGCCCGCCCGCCGAAGATACGGGGGTCGCGACGGACGCGGACGCCGACCGCACGCCCGTCGAGGGCGCCGACGTCTGCGTGATCGGTGCGGGACCGGCCGGCGCGCTGGTCGCCGACCGCCTCGCCGCGGCCGGCCGCGAGGTCGTCGTCCTCGAAGCCGGGCCGCGGTTCGACCCCGTGGATCGGCTCGCCCGTCAGGAGCGGGCCATCCGGCCGGCCTACGACCGGCCGGACGTCTGGGACGGCGACCCCGAACGGGACGCCCACTCGGCGTCGGGCGAGCGGTTCTACCCGCTGAACCACGCCCGCGTGAAGGGCGTCGGGGGGTCGACGCTGCACTGGCAGGGGATGGTGATGCGGCTGCACGAGGACGATTTCAACTCCGCGAGCGCCCGCGGCGTCGGCGTCGACTGGCCGCTCGACTACGAGGACCTGCGGCCCTACTACGCCGCGGCGGAGCGCGAACTGGGCGTCGCCGGCGCCGACACCCCCTTCGGACCGCCCCGGGAGGAGCCCCACCCGATGCCCCCCTTCCCGCCCTCCTACAGCGACGGCCTGTTCGCCGAGGCCTGCGACGAACTCGGGATCGCGATGCACCCGGTACCCAACGCCCGCAACTCCGAGGCCTACGACGGCCGCAGCGCCTGCGTCGGCTACGGCACCTGCCAGCCCGTCTGTCCCGCCGGCGCGAAGTACGACGCCACGGTGCACGTAGAGCGCGCGGCGGAGCGAGGCGCGACGGTGATCGACCGCGCGCCGGTCCGGTACCTCGAACACGGCGCCGACCGGGTCGAAGCGGCCGTCTACGCGACCCCCGACGGCGAGCACCGACAGGAGGCCGACGCCTTCGTGCTCGCCTGCGGCGGCGTCGAGACGCCCCGCCTGCTGTTGCTCTCGGCGTCGGATCGGTATCCGGACGGGCTGGCCAATTCGAGCGGTCTCGTCGGTCGGTTCTTCATGGACCACCTATTCGCGGGGGTCGGCGGACGGCTGGACGAACCCACCCGCCAGAACCACGTCGGCTTCCTCACCAGCGAGTCCCACCAGTTCTACGACGACGCCGACGCGGAGGTCGGCCCGTTCAAACTCGAGTTCTTCAACTACGCCGGCCCCTCGCCCGTCGAACTGGCGCTGACCGGCGACGACTGGGGCGACGCCCTGCTCGACCGCCTCCGGGACGAGTACGGCACCCACGTCGCGGTGGGCGCGCTGGTCGAGCAACTCCCCCGCGAGGACAGCTACGTCGCGCTCGACCCCGAGCGCACCGACGACCGCGGCGACCCCGTCCCGGACGTCCACTGGACCGTCGGCGAGCGTGCCCGGCGAACGATCGAACGGGCGAACGAGGTCCAGGCGGAGATCCTCGGGGAACTCGGCGCCGAGATCACGTGGCAGGTCGGCCCCGAGGACACGGGTCCCGCCTACCACCACATGGGGACGACCCGGATGGGGACGGATCCCGCCGAGAGCGTCGTCGGCCCCGACCTGCGCGCGCACGACCTCGAGAACCTGTGGGTCGCCTCCAGTTCGGTCTTCCCGACCGGCGGCGCGATGAACCCGACGCTGACGATCGCCGCGCTCGCGCTGAAGTGTGCAGACGCCGTCGAGGCGGCGCTGTGA